The Roseateles sp. XES5 genome window below encodes:
- a CDS encoding mannitol dehydrogenase family protein has translation MRLSAARKPRPGHPALWPGYQPEGAGNGIVHLGLGAFARAHIAAYTDGAMAAEGGDWRITGVSLRGEGVAHALNPQDGRYTLIERGETPQARVIGSIAAVVAGATLGERVLSALVQPACRIVSITVTEKGYGLLRSGGCDPAHPAVAADLQNPAAPRGVLGLVSRGLALRFAEGLAPFVVLSCDNLPENGPLVRAAVIDFARRAHGAALADRISAEVAFPSTMVDRITPAATARTRADAAALTGYDDEAAIETEPFSQWVIEDRFPSGRPAWEAAGALFVPDVAPYEKMKLRVLNGSHSMLAYAGFLSGRTYVCDVMKDAALGGLVRRHMAAAASSLPSIAMDLAAYASSLSERFSNPAIAHETRQIAMDGTQKLPQRIFAPALEVLERDEYLAPFAFATAAWMRYALGRNDQGQTYPLNDPREAEIRAVLTGVDVENPVAVFAALAALPDFLPETLARGKFADAAILRLERMLTLGMEKAILAEAQ, from the coding sequence GTGAGGCTTTCCGCGGCGAGAAAACCACGGCCGGGCCATCCGGCGCTCTGGCCCGGTTACCAGCCCGAAGGGGCCGGCAACGGCATCGTGCATCTTGGCCTCGGCGCCTTCGCGCGCGCCCATATCGCTGCCTATACGGATGGCGCGATGGCGGCGGAGGGCGGCGACTGGCGCATCACGGGTGTCTCGCTGCGCGGCGAAGGCGTCGCCCATGCGCTCAACCCGCAGGACGGCCGCTACACCCTGATCGAACGGGGCGAGACGCCGCAGGCGCGGGTCATCGGCTCCATCGCTGCGGTCGTCGCCGGTGCGACCCTTGGCGAACGCGTGCTTTCTGCGCTGGTGCAACCGGCTTGCCGGATCGTCAGCATCACCGTCACGGAAAAGGGCTATGGCCTTCTGCGCAGCGGCGGCTGCGATCCCGCCCATCCGGCGGTCGCCGCCGACCTGCAAAATCCGGCCGCGCCACGCGGCGTGCTGGGGTTGGTCAGCCGGGGCCTTGCCCTGCGCTTCGCCGAGGGGCTGGCGCCGTTCGTCGTGCTATCCTGCGACAATCTGCCGGAAAACGGCCCGCTCGTGCGGGCGGCTGTCATCGACTTCGCCCGCCGTGCGCATGGCGCCGCCCTTGCCGACCGGATTTCAGCCGAGGTTGCCTTCCCCTCCACCATGGTCGATCGCATCACGCCGGCCGCGACGGCAAGGACGCGGGCCGATGCCGCAGCCTTGACAGGCTATGACGACGAGGCGGCCATCGAGACGGAGCCGTTCAGCCAATGGGTGATCGAGGACCGTTTTCCTTCGGGCCGTCCGGCCTGGGAAGCGGCCGGCGCGCTCTTCGTGCCTGACGTCGCGCCCTACGAGAAGATGAAGCTGCGCGTGTTGAACGGCAGCCATTCGATGCTGGCCTATGCCGGTTTTCTCAGCGGCAGGACCTATGTCTGCGATGTCATGAAGGATGCGGCGCTCGGCGGGCTCGTGCGCCGGCACATGGCGGCCGCGGCATCGTCCTTGCCGTCCATCGCGATGGACCTTGCGGCCTATGCGTCCTCTCTGTCCGAACGCTTCTCCAATCCGGCCATCGCCCATGAGACGCGGCAGATCGCCATGGACGGAACGCAGAAACTGCCGCAACGCATCTTCGCGCCTGCGCTCGAAGTGCTGGAACGGGACGAATATCTCGCGCCCTTCGCCTTCGCGACGGCGGCCTGGATGCGCTATGCCCTCGGCCGGAACGATCAAGGGCAGACCTATCCCCTGAACGATCCCCGCGAGGCGGAAATCCGGGCCGTCCTGACGGGCGTGGATGTGGAGAACCCGGTGGCGGTGTTTGCCGCGCTGGCCGCCCTGCCGGATTTCCTGCCCGAGACGCTGGCCAGGGGAAAGTTTGCCGACGCGGCGATCCTGCGGCTGGAGCGCATGCTGACGCTGGGCATGGAAAAGGCGATTCTCGCCGAGGCGCAATGA
- the uxuA gene encoding mannonate dehydratase: protein MRQTWRWFGPKDLVSIDDMRQAGVEGVVSALHHVPTGAVWSAAEIAERQRVIGRMADGAPSGLAWEVVESLPVSEDIKKQKGDWKAHIAAWKESMTNLSRAGIEVICYNFMPVLDWTRTDLAYRLPSGATCMRFDVVDFAAFDIHILARPGAAESFPAAVVEEAARRYAAMDDERRRQLAGNVVFGLPGAAESFTLEDVRAHLAEYAALSAERLRTHLVDFLAEVAPLAQDLGMRLCCHPDDPPFPLLGLPRIMSTEADYRRVMEAVDLSANGITLCTGSLGARHDNDLPGMMKRLGSRVHFLHLRNVLLETPHFGGSFHEAGHLEGGTDMVAMIDAILTEERARKAAGRADWQIPMRPDHGQDILDDLKRKAQPGYPAIGRLKGLAELRGIMTALDHPLVQGAGA from the coding sequence ATGCGTCAGACGTGGCGGTGGTTTGGTCCGAAGGACCTCGTCTCGATCGACGATATGCGGCAGGCGGGTGTGGAGGGCGTGGTCTCCGCGCTGCATCACGTGCCGACCGGCGCGGTCTGGTCCGCCGCGGAGATCGCCGAGCGCCAGCGTGTCATCGGGCGCATGGCGGACGGCGCGCCATCCGGACTTGCCTGGGAGGTGGTGGAAAGCCTGCCCGTCTCGGAAGACATCAAGAAGCAGAAGGGCGACTGGAAAGCCCATATAGCTGCCTGGAAGGAGAGCATGACGAACCTCTCCCGCGCGGGCATCGAGGTCATCTGCTACAATTTCATGCCGGTTCTCGACTGGACGCGCACGGACCTTGCCTACCGCCTGCCCTCCGGGGCCACCTGCATGCGGTTCGATGTCGTCGATTTTGCCGCCTTCGATATCCATATCCTGGCCCGGCCCGGTGCCGCGGAAAGCTTCCCGGCCGCCGTCGTCGAAGAGGCCGCCCGCCGCTATGCGGCGATGGACGACGAGCGCCGCCGCCAGCTTGCCGGCAATGTCGTCTTCGGCCTGCCGGGCGCGGCGGAATCCTTCACGCTGGAGGACGTCCGCGCGCATCTTGCGGAATATGCCGCCCTCAGCGCGGAGCGCCTTCGTACCCACCTCGTCGACTTTCTCGCCGAAGTCGCGCCGCTGGCGCAGGATCTCGGCATGCGGCTCTGCTGCCATCCGGACGATCCGCCGTTCCCGCTGCTCGGCCTGCCGCGCATCATGTCGACCGAGGCGGATTATCGCCGGGTCATGGAAGCGGTCGACCTTTCCGCCAACGGCATCACGCTTTGCACCGGCTCGCTCGGCGCCCGGCACGACAACGACCTGCCGGGCATGATGAAGCGTCTGGGCAGCCGCGTGCATTTCCTGCATCTTCGCAACGTCCTCCTCGAAACGCCGCATTTCGGCGGCTCCTTCCACGAGGCCGGGCATCTCGAAGGCGGAACCGACATGGTGGCGATGATCGATGCGATCCTGACGGAAGAGCGCGCCCGCAAGGCCGCCGGCCGCGCCGACTGGCAAATTCCGATGCGCCCCGACCACGGGCAGGATATCCTCGACGACCTGAAGCGGAAGGCGCAGCCCGGTTATCCGGCCATCGGCCGCCTGAAGGGGCTTGCCGAGCTGCGCGGCATCATGACCGCGCTCGACCACCCGCTCGTGCAGGGTGCCGGCGCGTGA
- the kdpF gene encoding K(+)-transporting ATPase subunit F, with amino-acid sequence MSSFLRSAAALSSSSPPMPARSTGFEERPMLEPLFGLFVALALGAYLVVTLLRPERF; translated from the coding sequence ATGTCATCTTTCTTGCGCTCGGCTGCGGCGCTTTCATCGTCTTCGCCGCCTATGCCGGCGCGCTCGACCGGCTTTGAGGAGCGACCAATGCTCGAACCTCTTTTCGGCCTTTTCGTCGCGCTCGCCCTCGGCGCCTATCTCGTGGTCACGCTTTTGCGACCCGAACGCTTCTGA